In Campylobacter concisus, one DNA window encodes the following:
- a CDS encoding DNA polymerase III subunit delta' translates to MLNKIVITSDFESLKAKLESEFGINNLRFFISDDFLLENAKEVIAEAYIAEKDEKILVINANSFRTEAQNALLKIIEEPPRNIKFIIATQSKNLLLPTIRSRMLIENNLTKKPKITLDLNLKSLSLKELTSFIDQKIVDEQAQKFGKNELKELVGIIVTKAVDSGYKFSGDEMDYFFSLIKLADLNAKSHAVLTPLLLTIFQKGRR, encoded by the coding sequence ATGCTTAATAAAATCGTCATTACAAGCGATTTTGAAAGTTTAAAAGCCAAGCTTGAAAGCGAGTTTGGCATAAATAATTTAAGATTTTTTATAAGCGATGATTTTTTGCTAGAAAACGCAAAAGAGGTCATTGCAGAAGCTTACATTGCTGAAAAAGATGAAAAAATTTTAGTAATAAATGCTAATTCTTTTAGGACAGAGGCTCAAAATGCACTTTTAAAGATCATTGAAGAGCCTCCAAGAAATATCAAATTTATAATAGCAACGCAGAGTAAAAATTTACTTTTGCCAACGATTAGATCAAGAATGCTCATAGAAAATAATCTCACAAAAAAGCCAAAAATAACCCTTGATCTAAATTTAAAATCACTTAGCCTAAAAGAGCTAACAAGCTTTATCGATCAAAAGATCGTAGACGAACAAGCACAGAAATTTGGCAAAAACGAGCTAAAAGAGCTTGTTGGTATTATCGTGACAAAGGCGGTTGATAGTGGGTATAAATTTAGCGGCGATGAGATGGATTATTTTTTCTCGCTTATCAAGCTTGCGGATCTAAATGCCAAGTCTCATGCCGTGCTAACGCCGCTACTGCTTACTATATTTCAAAAAGGACGACGTTGA
- a CDS encoding HobA family DNA replication regulator translates to MQDFIQWTLKAIRDEGPLMSWMEERRVEWTPLLASRLKFLLEGRAFITISDEERRWFEIYLLKKMNHSKSIRPFLPFFSLRSLYPSLDEIETNEQKQLLKDMLSLAFPNGYLFFYIGKSLDRYANLAKSDEDSYMWLFDEQAQNSFTLSSIDENLDVKLISLCKIFDKSIDAALFAKVIL, encoded by the coding sequence ATGCAAGATTTTATTCAGTGGACGTTAAAGGCTATTAGGGACGAAGGCCCTTTGATGAGCTGGATGGAGGAAAGGCGTGTCGAATGGACGCCTTTGCTCGCATCTAGGCTTAAATTTTTACTTGAAGGAAGGGCTTTTATAACTATAAGTGATGAAGAGCGAAGATGGTTTGAAATTTATCTTTTAAAAAAGATGAATCATTCAAAAAGCATAAGGCCATTTTTGCCATTTTTTAGCCTAAGATCGCTTTATCCATCGCTTGATGAGATAGAGACAAATGAACAAAAGCAGCTTCTAAAAGATATGCTAAGTCTTGCTTTTCCAAATGGTTACTTGTTTTTTTATATCGGAAAGAGCCTTGATAGATATGCGAATTTAGCCAAAAGTGATGAGGATAGTTATATGTGGCTATTTGACGAGCAGGCACAAAATAGCTTTACTCTTAGCTCGATCGATGAAAATTTAGACGTTAAACTAATAAGCCTTTGCAAAATTTTTGATAAAAGCATCGATGCGGCGCTCTTTGCAAAGGTGATACTCTAA
- a CDS encoding NADAR family protein yields the protein MRNLLPPPWIKFPSMDPFSIGWRMSAGEDYKFKFNNWLKALSQDERSEYRRLFAEPAIWRGYWDERLGSDESALFINDEFVIDLWDREPRYDLAWLKKRYNAGKSDKFLLFWGHQKSADISASCLSQWYASSFWQDETRYLCAEQYMMAKKAECFRDKEALEQILSAKDPVQMKALGRQVRGFDAKIWDEVKFNVVLNASYLKFSQNAPLRDFLLSTGSRVLVEASPVDKIWGIGFGASDENAQNPMKWCGQNLLGFALMRARDEIAKVYKNVHLCDKNELNLDHL from the coding sequence ATGAGAAATTTACTTCCGCCACCTTGGATCAAATTTCCAAGTATGGATCCATTTTCCATCGGCTGGAGGATGAGCGCTGGCGAGGATTATAAGTTTAAATTTAATAACTGGCTAAAAGCACTCAGCCAAGATGAGCGTAGCGAGTACAGGCGCCTTTTTGCTGAGCCCGCGATCTGGCGTGGGTACTGGGATGAGAGGCTTGGAAGCGACGAAAGTGCGCTTTTTATCAACGATGAATTTGTTATCGACCTTTGGGATCGCGAGCCAAGATATGATCTAGCGTGGCTAAAAAAGCGCTACAACGCTGGAAAATCGGATAAATTTCTTCTATTTTGGGGTCATCAAAAGAGTGCAGACATAAGTGCAAGCTGCCTTAGTCAGTGGTACGCCTCTAGCTTTTGGCAAGATGAAACTAGATACCTTTGCGCTGAGCAATATATGATGGCTAAAAAGGCTGAGTGTTTTCGCGATAAAGAGGCTTTGGAGCAAATTTTATCCGCCAAAGATCCAGTGCAAATGAAGGCGCTTGGCAGGCAGGTGCGTGGCTTTGACGCTAAGATCTGGGACGAGGTCAAATTTAACGTCGTGCTAAATGCGAGCTATTTAAAATTTAGCCAAAATGCCCCTTTGCGAGACTTTTTGCTATCAACTGGGAGTAGAGTTTTAGTTGAGGCAAGCCCAGTTGATAAAATTTGGGGCATAGGCTTTGGCGCAAGCGATGAAAATGCGCAAAATCCTATGAAGTGGTGTGGGCAAAATTTGCTTGGCTTTGCGCTGATGAGGGCTAGAGACGAGATAGCAAAGGTCTATAAAAACGTCCATTTGTGCGATAAAAATGAGCTAAATTTGGATCATTTATAA
- the folP gene encoding dihydropteroate synthase has translation MKFYKINNKSDFDEICKAISPSPAGAKLMREKSEINFIYIDEIKTPAANILKQDALSVGAELVTHKDTILGRESLNKALLMATNAQLRQLAKKEKLQDFGLKNLAVFLETKFIKPTKPLIMGVANINTDSFNEQSRINTQNGIAKIEQMIDSGASYIDLGGVSSRPGSQYCGREEEFRRIKDIVEEIYKLNLHEKAKFSLDSFDPYCLEFALNHGFKMINDITANVSLATLAARYDAEFCMMHMQGDPATMQVAPKYNDLIGEIADFFEQKIALVKELGAKKLVLDVGIGFGKTAEQNLLLIKHLEHFLKFDCPLLVGASRKSVINHYYPSEVKERLPGSLYLHLKAFENGAQIIRTHDVAEHKQLFDMHEAMSQATLW, from the coding sequence TTGAAATTTTATAAGATAAATAATAAAAGTGACTTTGATGAAATTTGTAAAGCCATCTCGCCAAGTCCTGCTGGTGCGAAGCTTATGCGTGAAAAGAGCGAGATAAATTTTATTTACATAGATGAGATAAAAACCCCAGCGGCAAATATATTAAAGCAAGATGCATTAAGTGTTGGGGCTGAGCTTGTGACGCATAAAGATACGATTTTGGGCCGTGAGAGTCTAAATAAAGCATTGCTAATGGCTACAAATGCACAGCTTAGGCAGCTAGCTAAAAAAGAGAAGTTGCAAGACTTTGGACTTAAAAATTTAGCAGTCTTTTTAGAGACAAAATTTATAAAGCCAACAAAGCCTCTTATAATGGGTGTTGCAAATATAAACACAGATAGCTTTAATGAGCAAAGTCGCATAAATACTCAAAATGGTATTGCTAAGATTGAGCAGATGATAGATTCAGGAGCTAGCTATATCGATCTTGGTGGCGTTAGCTCAAGGCCAGGGAGCCAGTACTGCGGCCGTGAAGAGGAATTTAGGCGCATAAAAGATATCGTGGAGGAAATTTACAAGCTAAATTTACATGAAAAGGCAAAATTTAGTCTTGATAGCTTTGATCCATATTGTCTTGAATTTGCTCTAAATCACGGCTTTAAAATGATAAATGACATCACGGCAAATGTCTCACTTGCCACGCTTGCGGCGCGATACGACGCTGAGTTTTGCATGATGCACATGCAAGGTGATCCTGCAACTATGCAGGTAGCACCAAAATATAATGACCTAATCGGCGAGATAGCAGACTTTTTTGAGCAAAAGATAGCCCTAGTAAAGGAGCTTGGCGCCAAAAAGCTAGTGCTTGACGTTGGCATCGGCTTTGGCAAGACGGCTGAACAAAATTTATTGCTTATTAAACATTTGGAGCATTTTTTAAAATTTGACTGCCCACTACTAGTTGGTGCTAGCCGCAAATCAGTCATAAATCACTACTACCCAAGCGAGGTCAAAGAGCGCTTACCAGGCTCGCTTTACCTACACTTAAAGGCCTTCGAAAACGGCGCGCAGATCATTAGGACGCACGATGTGGCCGAGCACAAGCAGCTTTTTGATATGCACGAGGCAATGAGTCAAGCCACGCTTTGGTAG